In the Bacillus sp. FJAT-42376 genome, GGCATGATGAAGGTCGACTCCTTCGGGAATCGGAATCAGTCCCCGTTCGTCTGCGACTGTATATTCCGCATAACCTGTTGCTCTGGAAGTGCCAAGCAGGGTCACCACTTTGTCCCCTTTTTTAAACCGCTTTACTTCTCTGCCGACTTCCGAAATGGTCCCTGCTACCTCTGCTCCCGGGACAAATGGAAGGGGAGTATCAACTACATACTGTCCCTCGCGTCTTGCTGTATCAGCATAGTTGACGCCAATCGCTTCAATTTTTATCAAGACTTCTCTGTCCCCCGGAACGGGTGTCTCAAGATCCACAAGCTTCATGACATCCGGTCCGCCGTATTCGTTCAATTGAATGGCCTTCATCTTCTTCTCCTCACTTCCCCTGGAATACCGGTTTTCTTTTTTCTTTAAATGCTGCGACACCTTCCTGGTGATCAGCCGTTTCAATCATCATGGGCTGTGTCAGCCTTTCCTGCTCGAGAATATCCTCTAAGCGGGAGTAAGAGGATTGCTCCATAATCCGCTTCATCTGGCCAAAAGCCTGAAGGGGTCCCTGGGAAAGACGGAAAGCATAGGAGCTTGCTTCATCCTTCAGCTGTTCAAGAGGCACCGTCCGATTGACAATTCCGTAAGACTTCGCCGTTTCGGCATCAATCGGCTCTGCGCTGAAGAACAGCTCTTTCGCACGCTGAGTCCCTATTAATCTCGGAAGAAAATACAGTCCGCCTCCATCTGAAATCAAGCCAACCTGAGCAAAGCTCATCACAAATTTACTGTCTTCCGCCGCAAAGATGAAATCACAGGCAAGAGCGAGGTTAAATGCTGCACCGGCAGCAAATCCATGAACCGCTGCAATCACGGGCTTGCTCAGATTTTTAATTGTCAGGATGCATTCATTCAGTTTTCCAAGGTGCTCATAAATCTGCTGTCCGTTCACCTGTCCCATTGTTTTGACATCACCGCCTGCACTGAAGGAACGGCCTGCACCGGACAGAATGATCACTTTTGTTTCCTCACTCTCTTCCGCATTACGCAAAGCGCTTGTCAATCCGGTAATCATTTCTGCACTGAAAGAGTTTAACGATTCTGGGCGATTCAGCGTTACATATAAAACAGGTCCGCTCTGTTCAACTAGTAAATGAGACATGTGATCTCCTCCATTCATTTAATTAACCATCCTCCGTCTACGAGCAGATCGGAGCCCGTCATATAGGACGCTTCCTCAGAGGCAGCAAATGCAATAACATTTGCTATCTCTTCTGCTTTCCCCACCCGTTTAAGAGCTGTATTTCTCTCAATCGATGCGGCAAACTGCGCATTCTGAAGCCCATCTGCAGTTAAAGGGGTTTCTGTAAAACCCGGTGAAACCGAGTTGACCCTGATTCCGTATGGAGCAAGCTCCAGAGCGAGCGCTTTTGAAAAATTGATTACTCCCGCCTTTGCAGCACTGTAATGAGGGATATGTGCCCCAGGTTTATAGCCTGACAGGGAGGCTACATTCACTATAGCCCGATCCATTTTCTGCTGCCTGCTGCTTTCCATCATTCGCTCACCTAAAATTTTACTCGTAAGAAAAACGCTTCTCAGGTTGAGTGACTGTACTTCGTCCCAATTTTCCAGGGACGTTTCAAGAATTTTTGACTGGCCGGATCCTCCCGCATTATTGATTAAAAGGTCGAGCGATCCGTATCCATCCACAAACTCCCGTAAGCGCTGAATCTCATTTTCCTTTGTTACATCCGCAGGAAAAACGACTGCGGTCTCCTGAAGCGTCTGTTCATTAATAAATCCGGCCGCCTTTACAAGCTTTTCCTCGGTTCTGCCAACGAGGATTACTTTAGCTCCCCCTTTGGCAAGCTTGCAGGCGGTCTCCATTCCAATTCCGCTGCCTGCACCAGTAACGACAGCTACTCGGTTTACAAATCGCATTCTCTCTTCCTCCCTAACTCACTGTGTACGCACCCTTTTCCAGAAGGGCTTCCGCAATCGACCGGTTTCTTATGACACGATCTTCCGTTCCCAGTGCAGAGAAATGCTGACTTAGTTGACGGATAAGTACGGGCTTCCGTTTATGATCCGCCAGCTGGTGGATGAGCTGTTTTGCAAGGGTTTCCCCTTGATAAAGGGCTTCTTCTGCTGCTGTCCGGCTGAGCTTCAGTATCAAATCGGCTTTTTCCTGTCCTTTCTGTTCCACAGCTTTTAAAGCGCGAAGATAAGCTGATTCAGCCGAGAAGAGGGCAGCAGCAAGGTCCGAAAGTTTTATGAGCGTTTCCTGCTCTTCTCCCAGTTCGTTCCCGTATTTCTCAACCGCTGAACCAAAGCAGACAAGGAGGGTGTCACGGAGAAGAGAAACGATTTGCTCTTCATTCCCAAGAACCGTTTCCTTTTTCTCCCTTTCCTCGTCAATGGCCGCATTGGCACTATTGACCAGACGCTCAAACTCCACCTCTCCTTTAGCTGCCTTGCGAATAAAATGAACCGGCAGCAGCAAGCGGTTAATTTCATTCGTGCCTTCGAAAATCCTGTTGATGCGGGAGTCCCGATAAACTTGTTCAATCGGATATTCTTGAATAAATCCCGCTCCCCCATGCAGCTGGAGCGCTTCATCCGCTGTATAATCAAGCGTTTCCGACCCGAATACTTTACAGACGGCACATTCTGCTGCATATTCCATCAATCGTTTTCCGATCAGCCCATGATCCTCTGTTTCGTATAAATCACCGAGAGCGTCTTCTAAAAGGCCAGCCGTTCTATACTGAATAGACTCAGCCGCATAGATTCTGGATGCCATGAGGGCGAGCTTTTCTTTTGTAGCTGGAAAGTCAGCGATGCTCCGTCCAAACTGAAAACGTCCTTTTGTAAATTCAATGGCAAGCTTCAGAGCATGTTTTGAGGCTCCCATACAGGCAGATCCGAGATTGAATCTTCCTAAATTCAAAACGTTCAAGGCAATGACATGCCCTTTCCCCGGCTCTCCCAGCAGATTTTCCTTTGGAACGAGGCAGTCTTCCAATAAAACGGATCGCGTGGAAGACCCTTTAATCCCCATCTTTTTCTCCTCAGGGCCTAATGAAAGCCCGGGAAAATCTTTTTCTGCAATGAACGCGGAGAAGTGCACCCCGTCAATCTTGGCATAGATAATAAAGGTATCCGAGAAAG is a window encoding:
- a CDS encoding acyl-CoA dehydrogenase family protein, translating into MYEASDYRSCFTPEDFTEEHKMMAQTALAFAQREVDPFREEIEAQNFERVVELLHKAGDLGLLAHSIPEAYGGLGLDKITKGIVGEAIGRTSGYGVAHSNHTCIATLPITYFGTKEQKEKYLPKLASGEYIGAYCLTEPGSGSDALAAKTTAVLNKEETHYILNGTKLYITNAAFSDTFIIYAKIDGVHFSAFIAEKDFPGLSLGPEEKKMGIKGSSTRSVLLEDCLVPKENLLGEPGKGHVIALNVLNLGRFNLGSACMGASKHALKLAIEFTKGRFQFGRSIADFPATKEKLALMASRIYAAESIQYRTAGLLEDALGDLYETEDHGLIGKRLMEYAAECAVCKVFGSETLDYTADEALQLHGGAGFIQEYPIEQVYRDSRINRIFEGTNEINRLLLPVHFIRKAAKGEVEFERLVNSANAAIDEEREKKETVLGNEEQIVSLLRDTLLVCFGSAVEKYGNELGEEQETLIKLSDLAAALFSAESAYLRALKAVEQKGQEKADLILKLSRTAAEEALYQGETLAKQLIHQLADHKRKPVLIRQLSQHFSALGTEDRVIRNRSIAEALLEKGAYTVS
- a CDS encoding enoyl-CoA hydratase, with the translated sequence MSHLLVEQSGPVLYVTLNRPESLNSFSAEMITGLTSALRNAEESEETKVIILSGAGRSFSAGGDVKTMGQVNGQQIYEHLGKLNECILTIKNLSKPVIAAVHGFAAGAAFNLALACDFIFAAEDSKFVMSFAQVGLISDGGGLYFLPRLIGTQRAKELFFSAEPIDAETAKSYGIVNRTVPLEQLKDEASSYAFRLSQGPLQAFGQMKRIMEQSSYSRLEDILEQERLTQPMMIETADHQEGVAAFKEKRKPVFQGK
- a CDS encoding SDR family oxidoreductase, producing MRFVNRVAVVTGAGSGIGMETACKLAKGGAKVILVGRTEEKLVKAAGFINEQTLQETAVVFPADVTKENEIQRLREFVDGYGSLDLLINNAGGSGQSKILETSLENWDEVQSLNLRSVFLTSKILGERMMESSRQQKMDRAIVNVASLSGYKPGAHIPHYSAAKAGVINFSKALALELAPYGIRVNSVSPGFTETPLTADGLQNAQFAASIERNTALKRVGKAEEIANVIAFAASEEASYMTGSDLLVDGGWLIK